The following proteins are encoded in a genomic region of Planctomycetota bacterium:
- a CDS encoding helix-turn-helix transcriptional regulator, with the protein MRHVSADLKRFGERVRTLRKARGLSQEAFAAKCGLDRTYIGGVERGERNLGLLNVLRIAEALGVRCSELMRGL; encoded by the coding sequence ATGCGACACGTTTCTGCGGACCTCAAGCGCTTCGGTGAACGCGTGCGTACGCTGCGCAAAGCGAGAGGGCTTTCTCAGGAAGCCTTCGCGGCCAAGTGTGGGCTGGACCGCACGTATATCGGCGGTGTGGAGCGGGGCGAGCGCAACCTTGGCTTGCTCAACGTACTTCGGATTGCCGAGGCGTTGGGAGTCAGGTGTTCCGAACTCATGAGAGGCCTATGA
- a CDS encoding site-specific DNA-methyltransferase, with protein sequence MLRRKKRKSPDGVPTNDLVFSASLGTNDLVFPEILSLYVPKGSTVADVTYGKGVFWRRVPKNAYKVLATDISTGVDCRELPYEDASIDCVVFDPPYMHTPGGTAHVNHQNYETYYRNNLAQSTKKYHEAVLDLYFRGAREAWRVLRRGGIYIVKCQDEVCANRQRLTHIEIADELSHRGFVAEDLFVVVRNGKPGLSRVLRQAHARKNHSYFLVFLKPRGKKRWTGVPAEQRLYVGAHGLLRPSPTPRREEATLFR encoded by the coding sequence GTGCTGCGTCGAAAGAAGCGGAAGTCGCCAGACGGCGTCCCCACAAACGATTTGGTATTTAGTGCGAGCCTCGGGACGAACGACCTTGTTTTCCCAGAGATCCTTTCTCTCTACGTCCCGAAGGGCAGCACGGTTGCTGATGTTACGTACGGGAAAGGCGTGTTCTGGCGGCGGGTTCCAAAGAATGCGTACAAGGTTTTGGCGACCGACATCTCTACCGGAGTGGATTGCCGAGAACTGCCCTATGAGGATGCCTCGATTGACTGTGTGGTATTTGACCCCCCCTACATGCACACGCCCGGCGGCACGGCCCACGTAAACCACCAGAATTACGAAACCTACTACCGCAACAACTTGGCGCAGTCCACAAAGAAATACCACGAAGCGGTGCTCGACCTTTATTTCCGCGGCGCGCGAGAAGCCTGGCGGGTCCTGCGAAGAGGTGGCATCTACATCGTGAAATGCCAGGACGAGGTGTGCGCGAATCGGCAACGCCTCACACATATTGAAATCGCGGATGAGTTGTCACATCGGGGTTTCGTAGCCGAGGATCTGTTTGTCGTCGTCCGCAATGGCAAACCCGGCCTCAGCCGTGTCTTGAGGCAGGCGCACGCGCGCAAGAACCACTCGTATTTCTTGGTGTTTTTGAAGCCGCGCGGCAAGAAGCGCTGGACAGGGGTTCCTGCGGAACAGCGCCTGTACGTCGGCGCTCACGGGCTGCTTAGACCGAGCCCAACACCTAGGCGCGAAGAAGCGACGCTTTTTCGGTAA
- the mtnP gene encoding S-methyl-5'-thioadenosine phosphorylase: MSQTLVGLIGGTGIGEALTEGAKGKRVEVDTPFGSPSGPILVSEVGGQRVAILARHGPGHRFNPSQVPYRANIFALKKLGVTHILASGATGGLQDAIAPRDLVLCDQVIDKTLRPGRTFFEDLAVHVEFAYPFCPGLRAVLIESGMDLETTVHPKGTYVCMEGPQFSTRAESLQHRSWGADLIGMTAMPEAKLAREAEICYALIAVATDYDCWRPHEAGASADEVLESILANVKAGTANAVELMKRAVPRIADAVGPDCACRSALAKAIWTDRKAVAPETLRRLEPLLGKYLGRARKAP, translated from the coding sequence GTGAGCCAGACGCTTGTGGGACTCATCGGCGGGACGGGCATCGGCGAAGCCCTGACGGAAGGGGCGAAGGGCAAGCGCGTCGAGGTGGACACGCCGTTCGGCAGCCCGTCGGGACCGATCCTCGTGTCGGAAGTGGGCGGCCAGCGCGTGGCGATCCTGGCGCGCCACGGACCGGGCCACCGCTTCAATCCGTCCCAGGTCCCCTACCGCGCGAACATCTTCGCCCTGAAGAAACTCGGCGTGACGCACATCCTGGCGAGCGGGGCGACGGGGGGCCTCCAGGACGCGATCGCGCCGCGCGACCTCGTCCTCTGCGACCAAGTGATTGACAAGACACTCCGCCCCGGCCGGACGTTCTTTGAGGACCTGGCGGTCCACGTGGAGTTCGCCTATCCGTTCTGCCCGGGCCTGCGGGCGGTGCTGATTGAAAGCGGGATGGATCTCGAGACGACGGTGCATCCGAAGGGGACCTATGTGTGCATGGAAGGCCCGCAGTTTTCGACCCGGGCCGAGAGCCTCCAGCACCGCTCGTGGGGCGCGGACCTGATTGGGATGACCGCGATGCCGGAAGCGAAACTCGCGCGCGAGGCGGAGATCTGCTACGCCCTCATCGCCGTTGCGACGGATTACGACTGCTGGCGCCCACACGAGGCCGGCGCCTCCGCCGACGAGGTCCTCGAAAGCATCCTGGCGAACGTGAAGGCGGGGACCGCCAATGCCGTGGAACTCATGAAGCGGGCCGTCCCGAGAATCGCCGACGCCGTCGGGCCCGACTGCGCGTGCCGCTCCGCGCTGGCCAAGGCGATCTGGACGGACCGCAAGGCCGTCGCCCCCGAGACCCTCCGCCGCCTCGAACCGCTGCTCGGCAAATACCTCGGCCGCGCCCGCAAGGCACCATAA
- a CDS encoding four helix bundle protein — translation MAKGKAQTGRPFDLEERSIAFAGRGVEVVSALPKTQVGKHLGGQLLRSGTSPMANYAEAQGAESRNDFVHKMKVCLKELRETLAWLKLIQRRRLAGGPEKMEAIVTECNELVSIFVASVNTARECRKA, via the coding sequence ATGGCGAAGGGAAAGGCACAGACGGGACGCCCGTTCGACTTGGAGGAGCGATCGATTGCTTTTGCCGGCCGGGGCGTCGAGGTGGTGAGCGCCTTGCCCAAGACGCAGGTCGGCAAACACCTGGGCGGTCAACTGCTGCGCAGCGGAACGTCGCCGATGGCCAACTATGCGGAGGCCCAGGGGGCAGAGTCGCGCAACGATTTCGTTCACAAGATGAAAGTCTGCCTGAAGGAACTCCGCGAGACGCTGGCGTGGCTGAAACTGATTCAGAGGCGGCGCCTGGCGGGCGGCCCGGAGAAAATGGAAGCAATCGTGACAGAGTGCAACGAGTTGGTTTCGATTTTCGTGGCTTCTGTGAATACGGCCCGCGAGTGTCGCAAGGCATGA
- a CDS encoding response regulator transcription factor: MAIRVLLADDHQLFRQGMRSMLANDAGIEVIGEAENGRSAVELARQLVPDVIVMDISMPDLNGIEATRQIAARAPRTRVLALSMHSDRRFVTGILAAGAAGYLLKDCAFDELCRAIHAVAKKQVYLSPAVAGEVVDAHARGSEGAASQPLSDLTSRQLEILQLMAEGRATKQIAARLHVSTKTVDTHRHEIMTKLDLHSIAELTKFAVREGLTDLER; this comes from the coding sequence CCAACGACGCGGGGATCGAGGTCATCGGCGAGGCCGAGAACGGCCGCAGCGCCGTCGAACTGGCCCGCCAACTGGTTCCCGACGTCATCGTCATGGACATCAGCATGCCGGACCTGAACGGCATCGAGGCAACGCGCCAGATCGCGGCCCGCGCCCCGCGGACGCGGGTCCTGGCGCTCTCGATGCATTCGGACCGGCGGTTTGTCACCGGCATTCTCGCGGCCGGCGCCGCGGGCTATCTCCTGAAGGACTGCGCGTTCGACGAACTCTGCCGCGCCATCCACGCCGTGGCGAAGAAGCAGGTGTACCTGAGCCCGGCGGTGGCGGGCGAGGTGGTCGACGCCCACGCCCGCGGAAGCGAGGGCGCTGCTTCGCAACCCCTGAGCGACCTGACGTCCCGCCAGTTAGAGATCCTCCAACTCATGGCCGAGGGACGGGCCACCAAACAGATCGCCGCCCGCCTCCACGTCAGCACCAAGACCGTGGACACCCACCGCCACGAAATCATGACCAAACTGGACCTCCACAGCATCGCGGAACTGACGAAGTTCGCCGTCCGCGAGGGGCTGACAGACCTGGAGCGCTAG